A window of the Candidatus Margulisiibacteriota bacterium genome harbors these coding sequences:
- a CDS encoding bifunctional phosphoglucose/phosphomannose isomerase, whose protein sequence is MKTILDDPEKVFKIDKSDMMCLVDSFPYMMEDALFISDSSGIRLKGGFDEVIIAGMGGSAMAGDIIKTIFFDRFSCPVQVVRGYSLPKSAGKNTLVFILSYSGNTEETLSVLNEAVSKKCRIVTVTSGGRISGISKSKKLSTLAIPAGLPPRSALPYMLVPMLHILDGAGFKGLVRESQRAATLLKRTQLKYRMGNPSYKNPAKKLALLLKDRIPLVFGSFMGTESAAYRWKTQLSENSKMTALQNVFPELNHNELVNLGLKSNKKCGFHALFLRDASDNKRVKLRFEITKGLLEKGASPVEEVWAQGSSKLEKILSLIHLGDYVSVYLALLGGTDPTPVDAIEDLKKALAKK, encoded by the coding sequence ATGAAAACAATACTCGATGATCCGGAAAAAGTGTTCAAGATAGACAAGAGCGATATGATGTGCCTTGTGGACAGCTTCCCATACATGATGGAAGACGCTCTTTTTATAAGCGATTCCAGCGGCATCAGGCTAAAAGGCGGATTTGACGAAGTAATAATAGCGGGTATGGGCGGCTCCGCCATGGCAGGGGACATCATTAAAACCATCTTTTTTGACAGGTTCTCTTGCCCTGTGCAGGTGGTTAGAGGATACAGCCTTCCCAAAAGCGCCGGCAAGAACACCCTGGTTTTTATCCTAAGCTACTCGGGCAATACGGAAGAGACCCTTTCTGTGCTTAATGAAGCCGTTTCAAAAAAATGCCGCATTGTTACTGTCACTTCCGGAGGCCGCATTAGCGGTATCTCAAAGTCGAAAAAGCTCAGCACTTTAGCCATTCCGGCAGGACTGCCTCCTAGATCCGCGCTTCCTTACATGCTGGTCCCGATGCTGCACATTCTGGATGGAGCAGGCTTTAAAGGACTGGTGCGTGAGTCCCAAAGGGCTGCCACCCTTCTAAAAAGGACCCAGCTCAAATACCGTATGGGGAACCCTTCTTACAAGAACCCGGCAAAAAAGCTTGCGCTGCTGCTTAAGGACAGGATACCTCTTGTTTTTGGTTCCTTTATGGGAACAGAATCGGCGGCATACAGATGGAAGACACAGCTAAGTGAAAACAGCAAGATGACGGCTCTCCAGAACGTGTTCCCGGAGCTTAACCATAACGAACTGGTCAACCTGGGGCTAAAGAGCAACAAAAAATGCGGTTTCCATGCGCTTTTCTTGAGGGATGCGTCGGACAACAAAAGGGTCAAATTAAGATTTGAAATAACAAAAGGCCTTCTGGAAAAAGGGGCAAGCCCCGTTGAAGAGGTCTGGGCGCAAGGCTCATCAAAACTAGAAAAGATCCTGTCTCTTATTCATTTAGGGGATTATGTCAGTGTTTATCTTGCCCTGCTGGGCGGGACAGATCCGACCCCTGTTGATGCCATAGAGGACCTAAAAAAGGCGCTGGCAAAAAAATGA
- the rlmD gene encoding 23S rRNA (uracil(1939)-C(5))-methyltransferase RlmD, translating into MQQGQIVKAKIETLAAGGQGIARIDGMTVFVDNGVPGDELEIRIAEAKSHYCRAKIHKILTASPSRVQPPCKYFEKCGACDMQHIEYSAQLKLKEQIVKDTMKKIGGISPEVVRPVVGMEDPWGYRNKVQYPVRKILNPKSKILNKSQITNSKQLMVAMGYFKKGTHEIVDIDNCLVLHPFLNKISNAVKKLISDFNIPVYDEDRGSGLIRHVLARVGFTSKEAILCLVAKEINIPGSRNLVSALTKSIEQEEKEFGLKGVVVNENRRSTNVILGEKTKPLWGQEKIKEKLGPLEFKISAKSFFQINPVQTLKLYSVVEDFASLSGKEAVLDLYCGTGSISLWLAKKAKEVWGVEENNYAIDDAKENAGVNGIKNAFFKCGTSEVIIRQFLDTDAKFDVVVLDPPRSGCSQGVIGSVIKLKPSRIIYVSCDPATLARDLKLFSGKYKTVKIQPVDMFPHTAHIECVAHLSR; encoded by the coding sequence ATGCAACAGGGACAGATAGTTAAAGCAAAAATAGAGACTCTGGCCGCAGGAGGTCAGGGGATAGCCCGCATAGACGGGATGACGGTATTTGTCGATAACGGTGTTCCCGGAGACGAACTCGAGATAAGGATAGCTGAAGCAAAATCACATTATTGCCGCGCAAAGATACATAAGATCCTTACCGCTTCACCGTCCCGCGTGCAGCCGCCGTGCAAGTATTTTGAAAAGTGCGGGGCTTGCGACATGCAGCACATAGAATACAGCGCACAGTTAAAATTAAAGGAACAGATAGTTAAAGACACAATGAAAAAGATCGGAGGGATCTCTCCGGAAGTGGTGAGGCCCGTCGTAGGCATGGAAGATCCCTGGGGGTACAGGAATAAAGTGCAGTACCCTGTCAGGAAAATCCTAAATCCTAAATCCAAAATCCTAAACAAATCACAAATTACAAATTCCAAACAGCTGATGGTGGCAATGGGGTATTTTAAGAAAGGAACGCATGAGATAGTTGATATTGATAATTGTCTTGTTCTGCATCCTTTTTTGAATAAGATTTCCAATGCTGTTAAAAAGCTGATAAGCGACTTCAATATTCCTGTTTATGACGAAGACAGGGGCAGTGGTTTGATAAGGCATGTCCTGGCAAGGGTGGGGTTTACATCCAAAGAAGCCATCCTGTGCCTTGTGGCTAAAGAAATAAATATCCCAGGGTCAAGAAATCTGGTAAGCGCATTAACAAAAAGTATTGAGCAGGAGGAAAAGGAGTTTGGCCTTAAAGGTGTTGTGGTGAATGAAAACCGCCGGTCCACCAATGTCATCCTTGGCGAAAAGACAAAGCCATTGTGGGGGCAGGAAAAGATAAAGGAAAAACTCGGGCCTTTAGAGTTCAAGATCTCTGCCAAGTCATTTTTTCAGATCAATCCCGTTCAAACGCTCAAATTGTATTCTGTTGTTGAAGACTTTGCCTCTCTTTCGGGTAAAGAAGCAGTTCTTGACCTCTATTGCGGTACCGGTTCAATATCTCTTTGGCTGGCCAAAAAAGCCAAGGAGGTCTGGGGCGTTGAAGAAAATAATTATGCCATTGATGATGCAAAAGAAAATGCCGGGGTAAACGGCATAAAGAACGCATTCTTTAAATGCGGGACTTCAGAGGTTATTATCAGGCAGTTCTTGGACACCGATGCCAAATTTGATGTCGTTGTGCTGGATCCGCCAAGATCGGGGTGCTCACAGGGGGTCATAGGATCTGTAATTAAACTTAAACCCTCAAGGATTATTTATGTTTCGTGCGATCCTGCCACCCTGGCAAGGGACCTTAAGCTGTTTTCCGGAAAATACAAGACAGTAAAGATCCAGCCGGTGGATATGTTCCCGCACACTGCTCATATTGAGTGTGTGGCGCATCTATCCAGGTAA
- a CDS encoding polysaccharide biosynthesis/export family protein produces MLSRIIAAALIFFAGVLAPAFSYMGDNYVIGPGDVLEIRAWNSSNPDLLVVNPVGVGVVATTLIDQHAVTVSRDGRIYVPMVGAIKVEGKTIAELEDVLDRGLSFYLKGGKVKVLIKTPKTIKAYVMGEVSRPGMYGIPDGNAEELRVMNFINASGGFTALSDMGNIKILRKNGSSQEASFVDLRKLVSKTDIEQNRMIKDGDTIIVPQIYNQVYVLGLVNKPGPVPYVQEASIADYIAQAGGFAKVAASDSVAVLRGNPSSPTVIKVGMRRFFDWGKGVEEVSMLPGDIVYVPQSWYANFGDLASILIGFRDLRNATRDLATPSQWRIDFTK; encoded by the coding sequence ATGCTTTCCAGAATAATAGCTGCGGCTTTGATCTTTTTTGCCGGCGTCCTGGCTCCGGCTTTTTCCTACATGGGAGACAACTATGTCATAGGCCCAGGCGATGTCCTGGAGATAAGGGCCTGGAACAGCAGCAATCCGGACCTTCTGGTGGTCAATCCCGTAGGTGTGGGTGTTGTAGCCACCACTCTTATCGACCAGCATGCGGTCACGGTGTCCCGCGATGGAAGGATCTATGTTCCTATGGTGGGGGCCATCAAGGTCGAAGGGAAGACCATAGCAGAGCTGGAGGATGTTCTTGACAGGGGCCTGAGCTTTTATTTGAAGGGCGGGAAAGTCAAGGTCCTGATAAAAACCCCGAAAACCATTAAAGCCTATGTAATGGGGGAAGTGTCCCGCCCCGGAATGTACGGGATCCCTGACGGGAATGCAGAAGAGTTAAGGGTCATGAACTTTATAAACGCTTCGGGGGGGTTTACCGCGCTTTCGGACATGGGCAATATCAAAATACTCCGCAAAAATGGCTCCAGTCAGGAAGCCTCCTTTGTTGACCTAAGAAAACTGGTCTCAAAAACGGATATAGAGCAGAACAGAATGATAAAAGACGGCGATACCATAATAGTTCCGCAGATCTACAACCAGGTATATGTGCTGGGACTTGTCAATAAGCCAGGTCCGGTACCGTATGTTCAAGAGGCCAGCATAGCCGATTACATTGCCCAGGCAGGCGGTTTTGCCAAAGTGGCCGCTTCCGACAGCGTGGCAGTGCTTAGAGGGAACCCTTCTAGTCCAACTGTTATCAAAGTCGGCATGAGAAGGTTCTTTGACTGGGGAAAAGGGGTCGAAGAGGTAAGCATGCTGCCGGGAGACATTGTGTATGTGCCGCAGAGCTGGTATGCCAATTTCGGGGACCTGGCATCGATCCTGATAGGCTTCAGGGACCTCAGGAACGCGACGAGGGACCTGGCTACGCCCAGCCAGTGGAGGATAGACTTTACAAAGTAG
- a CDS encoding four helix bundle protein, translating into MSNYRKLIVWQKADKLATLIYEATKCFPKHELFGITSQLRRSALSVPTNIVEGYSRKSRKEFKRFIDIALASLCESEYLLYFCKNIGYLHQDTSNIDNLLTETDRLLWSFYLNL; encoded by the coding sequence GTCTAATTATAGAAAGCTTATTGTTTGGCAAAAAGCGGACAAGCTCGCTACCCTTATATATGAGGCTACAAAATGTTTTCCAAAACATGAACTATTTGGGATAACTTCTCAACTTAGAAGATCTGCTTTGTCGGTTCCAACTAATATAGTAGAGGGCTATAGCAGAAAGAGCAGAAAGGAATTTAAACGCTTTATTGATATAGCACTTGCCTCACTTTGCGAATCCGAATATTTGCTGTATTTTTGCAAAAATATTGGTTATTTACATCAAGACACATCAAACATTGATAATCTGCTCACAGAAACGGACCGACTGTTATGGAGTTTCTATTTAAACCTGTAA
- a CDS encoding histidinol phosphate phosphatase domain-containing protein, translating into MGKRIDLHTHSLLSDGALLPSEAMRYASTMGFAAMAITDHVDYSNIESVIEKLLLFSEKQGKYLDVVFVPGVEITHADPRQIPELASEARKMGAKIVVCHGETVAEPVIKGTNNAAVSTKGLVDILAHPGKITEEDALLAKENGIYLEITSRKLHNATNRHVVSIAKKTGAKLLVNTDSHLPENYITQEQAYKLAKSCGLREEEAKLVVNDNPRELLEKLGFRIP; encoded by the coding sequence ATCGGCAAGAGAATAGACCTGCATACCCACTCTCTTTTAAGCGATGGGGCGCTTCTTCCAAGCGAGGCAATGAGGTATGCCTCAACTATGGGGTTTGCAGCAATGGCAATTACGGACCATGTGGACTATTCAAATATTGAATCCGTTATCGAAAAACTCCTCTTGTTTTCGGAAAAACAGGGCAAATACCTTGATGTTGTCTTTGTCCCGGGTGTAGAGATAACCCATGCCGACCCAAGGCAGATACCTGAACTCGCATCCGAGGCCAGAAAAATGGGAGCAAAGATCGTTGTCTGCCACGGCGAAACAGTGGCCGAACCGGTGATAAAAGGCACCAATAATGCTGCAGTATCAACAAAAGGGCTCGTGGACATTCTTGCTCATCCCGGAAAGATAACCGAAGAGGATGCGCTCCTGGCAAAAGAGAATGGAATCTATCTAGAAATAACCTCGAGAAAACTTCACAACGCGACAAACAGGCATGTTGTTTCAATCGCAAAAAAGACTGGGGCAAAACTGCTGGTGAATACGGATTCTCACCTGCCGGAAAACTACATAACCCAGGAACAGGCGTACAAACTTGCCAAAAGTTGCGGGCTCAGGGAAGAAGAGGCAAAGCTGGTCGTTAATGACAACCCCAGAGAACTGCTTGAAAAGCTCGGCTTTAGAATTCCTTAA
- a CDS encoding zinc metallopeptidase, whose amino-acid sequence MFHDWTLLFLLPAMILAFYAQYKVSSTFAKYSKIMSGSGLSGQQFAKNLLDRNSLGNVLVKQTQGHLSDNYDPRDKTLNLSTSVYGGSSVAALGVVAHEVGHAVQDSKAYFPLKLRSALVPVSSLGSQLSIPLFFVGLIFAIGPLMDAGIIFFSLAVAFTVITLPVEFNASKRAYAMMTESGYLSMEEAGQAKKVLNAAALTYVAATAMSVAQLLRLLILRDSRR is encoded by the coding sequence ATGTTCCACGATTGGACATTGCTGTTCCTGCTGCCGGCCATGATACTGGCGTTCTACGCCCAGTATAAGGTCAGCTCCACCTTTGCAAAGTATTCCAAGATCATGTCGGGCTCGGGTCTTTCCGGACAGCAATTTGCAAAGAACCTGCTTGACAGAAACAGCCTGGGAAATGTCCTGGTAAAACAAACGCAGGGACATCTTTCTGATAACTATGACCCCAGGGACAAGACCCTTAACCTGTCAACCTCGGTTTACGGAGGCTCTTCCGTTGCCGCCCTGGGAGTGGTAGCCCACGAAGTAGGCCATGCAGTCCAGGATTCAAAAGCCTATTTCCCGTTAAAGCTGCGCTCGGCCCTGGTCCCTGTATCAAGCCTCGGCTCGCAACTTTCTATACCGCTGTTCTTTGTCGGCCTGATCTTTGCCATCGGCCCTCTGATGGATGCAGGCATAATTTTTTTCTCGCTGGCGGTCGCTTTTACCGTTATTACCCTGCCGGTCGAGTTCAATGCCAGCAAAAGGGCGTATGCCATGATGACGGAAAGCGGCTATCTGTCCATGGAAGAAGCAGGCCAGGCAAAAAAGGTGCTTAATGCGGCCGCTCTCACCTATGTTGCCGCAACAGCAATGTCCGTGGCTCAGCTTTTGAGGCTGCTTATCCTGCGCGATTCAAGGAGATGA
- a CDS encoding NDP-sugar synthase, with protein sequence MKAIIIAGGLGTRLRPLTYNRPKPIVPMVNKPFVIHQIELLKKHGIKEIIVNLHYLSDSIEEFLGDGSRLGVKIYYSIEGSPLGTAGAVKNAEEFFDSEPMVAFNGDVLTDADISRLISFHKKNKAVATIALTRVEDPTPFGLVITDEKGRVKKFIEKPGWNSVSVSGNMINAGIYVLDPSIFASFGKGIKYSFERDLYPRLLEEGKPVYGISFDSYWLDIGSPKKYLEAHRDILRGEVKVSFDGKKNQNEVWICEGANISPSAKLRGPSIVGPHTRIAANARINPHSTIGDAVRISEGATIEDSVILRNSLIGKDVKLHDCIIGENCIIEDFAEIGEGVVLADYSIVKKGSKLA encoded by the coding sequence ATGAAGGCCATAATAATAGCGGGCGGACTGGGCACAAGGCTGCGGCCTCTTACCTACAACAGGCCAAAGCCGATAGTCCCTATGGTTAACAAGCCTTTTGTCATCCATCAGATAGAACTTCTTAAGAAGCATGGCATCAAAGAAATAATCGTCAATCTGCATTATTTGTCCGACAGCATAGAGGAATTTCTCGGGGACGGAAGCAGGCTCGGGGTAAAGATCTACTATTCAATAGAAGGATCTCCTCTGGGCACTGCCGGAGCGGTAAAGAATGCCGAAGAATTCTTTGACAGCGAACCGATGGTTGCTTTTAACGGGGATGTCCTTACCGATGCGGACATTTCGAGGCTCATCAGTTTTCATAAAAAGAATAAGGCAGTGGCCACTATTGCCCTGACCAGGGTGGAGGACCCAACGCCTTTTGGGCTGGTAATAACCGATGAGAAAGGCAGGGTAAAAAAATTCATAGAAAAACCGGGCTGGAACAGCGTAAGCGTGTCCGGCAACATGATAAATGCCGGTATATATGTCCTAGACCCTTCTATCTTTGCCTCTTTTGGAAAGGGGATAAAATACTCATTTGAAAGAGACTTATATCCAAGATTGCTCGAAGAGGGCAAGCCGGTTTACGGGATCTCTTTCGACTCGTACTGGCTTGATATAGGGAGCCCTAAAAAATATCTTGAGGCCCACAGGGATATTTTGAGAGGCGAGGTCAAAGTCTCCTTTGACGGAAAAAAGAACCAGAACGAGGTCTGGATCTGCGAAGGAGCAAATATCAGTCCTTCGGCCAAACTCAGGGGGCCGTCCATAGTCGGCCCGCACACCAGGATAGCGGCAAATGCAAGGATAAATCCTCATTCAACTATAGGGGACGCTGTCAGGATAAGCGAGGGGGCAACAATAGAGGATTCGGTCATTTTAAGGAATTCTTTAATTGGCAAGGATGTCAAACTGCATGACTGCATAATCGGAGAGAACTGCATAATCGAGGATTTTGCGGAAATAGGAGAGGGCGTGGTACTGGCGGATTATTCGATCGTAAAGAAGGGGTCGAAGTTGGCGTAG
- the hisD gene encoding histidinol dehydrogenase, translating into MNKEEAIVKRIIADVRKTGDAAIIKYAEKFENIKISAQELRVAPQEIEEAFSFVGSEFVSTIRLAARNIRAYHEKQKQSEWFDTLPDDVVLGFRIIPIESVGLYVPSGRAVYPSSVLMNAIPAKIAGVKRIVIAVPCGKNKKVNPYILAAAKEAGISEIYKMGGAQAVAALAIGTRTIKKVDKIVGPGNIYVTLAKKMLFGEVGIDKLAGPSDVVIIADESADIRFISSDMAAQAEHDPNSKAVLISTSDDILRDAKAQMKKLKKSGQCKFYKANDLDEAARLSNEIAPEHLELLVSVPHALLGKITNAGAVFMGPYSPVAVGDYLAGPNHVLPTDGTARFSSPLGVWDFVKYQSVIGYTKPALSRVRKDLIRFSSIEGLKAHGESVNIRFKEF; encoded by the coding sequence ATGAATAAAGAAGAAGCAATAGTAAAGAGAATAATCGCTGATGTGCGCAAGACCGGTGATGCCGCGATAATCAAATATGCCGAGAAATTTGAGAATATCAAGATCTCGGCACAGGAGCTGCGCGTAGCCCCGCAGGAAATAGAAGAGGCGTTCTCATTTGTGGGCAGCGAATTTGTCTCGACAATACGCCTTGCCGCCAGAAATATCAGGGCCTATCACGAAAAACAAAAACAGAGCGAATGGTTTGACACTCTGCCGGATGATGTGGTGCTGGGATTCAGAATAATTCCTATAGAGTCAGTGGGGCTGTATGTGCCCTCCGGCAGAGCGGTTTATCCTTCTTCTGTACTAATGAACGCCATTCCCGCTAAGATAGCCGGGGTAAAAAGGATAGTCATCGCCGTTCCCTGCGGGAAGAATAAGAAGGTGAACCCGTACATACTGGCAGCTGCAAAAGAGGCCGGCATTTCGGAAATATACAAAATGGGAGGGGCTCAGGCAGTTGCCGCCCTTGCCATAGGGACCAGGACCATAAAAAAAGTGGATAAGATAGTGGGGCCGGGGAATATTTATGTGACGCTAGCCAAGAAAATGCTTTTTGGAGAAGTAGGCATAGACAAACTGGCCGGGCCCAGCGATGTTGTAATAATAGCGGACGAAAGCGCAGACATAAGGTTCATCTCTTCCGACATGGCCGCCCAGGCGGAGCACGATCCTAACTCAAAAGCCGTCCTTATCAGCACCTCCGATGATATTCTGCGCGATGCAAAAGCCCAGATGAAAAAATTGAAAAAGTCGGGACAGTGCAAATTTTATAAAGCAAATGATCTGGACGAGGCCGCGCGGCTTTCAAATGAGATCGCGCCGGAGCATTTGGAGCTTCTGGTGTCGGTCCCGCACGCACTTTTGGGAAAGATAACCAATGCGGGAGCGGTATTTATGGGCCCGTACTCTCCCGTGGCGGTGGGGGACTATCTGGCAGGTCCCAACCATGTGCTTCCGACGGACGGCACGGCAAGATTCTCTTCCCCTCTAGGTGTGTGGGATTTTGTCAAGTATCAGAGCGTTATAGGTTATACAAAGCCGGCTCTTTCAAGGGTAAGAAAGGACCTGATCAGGTTCTCTTCTATAGAAGGATTAAAAGCTCACGGGGAATCGGTCAATATCCGCTTTAAGGAATTCTAA
- a CDS encoding S41 family peptidase produces MENRKRKGFINWAAMSLALLLIALAVSGAQRVRAADELNSKLQVFLQVIDIVKSDHVEKDLDDKKMVYGAIRGFLEGLDDPYTRFMEPPAFKEMKARLNGSYSGIGIYIGLKKKKLIVISPIPDTPADRLGLKAMDHIVTIEGKPTRDMGLEEAVSMIRGPKGTAVKIGILRGKEKKQKEYRIIRDKITIKSVEYKVLDKDSGYIKLNTFENLNANKEMEKAIKFMEGKKMKGLILDLRGNGGGLLANAVEISNMFLNKDLPIVATVDRDGQRDVIYSYGPGIWKKPLVVLIDQSSASASEILAGAIKDNHVGTIVGYHSFGKASVQNIRQLQDGSALLVTIAKYQTPSGLDISKKGIIPDIIVKTGRERDLSNGTEEAVSEEDDDEPVMDKDPAKDVQLIKAREILKGKISETVKKTGKGE; encoded by the coding sequence ATGGAAAATAGGAAGAGGAAGGGATTTATAAACTGGGCTGCGATGTCCCTGGCGCTTTTATTGATCGCTCTTGCAGTTTCCGGAGCGCAGAGAGTAAGGGCGGCGGATGAGTTGAACAGCAAATTACAGGTCTTTCTTCAGGTAATTGACATCGTTAAAAGCGATCATGTAGAAAAGGACCTTGATGACAAAAAGATGGTTTACGGGGCCATAAGAGGGTTCCTCGAAGGGCTTGATGATCCATACACGAGGTTCATGGAGCCGCCTGCCTTCAAAGAGATGAAAGCCCGGCTCAACGGTTCGTACAGCGGGATAGGGATATACATAGGACTCAAGAAAAAAAAGCTGATAGTCATTTCCCCCATTCCTGACACCCCGGCTGACCGGCTCGGGCTAAAAGCAATGGACCATATAGTTACCATAGAGGGCAAGCCAACCAGGGATATGGGCCTTGAAGAAGCGGTAAGTATGATCCGGGGCCCCAAAGGCACTGCGGTGAAGATCGGGATACTGAGAGGCAAAGAGAAAAAGCAAAAAGAATACAGGATCATCAGGGACAAGATCACCATTAAGAGCGTGGAGTATAAGGTCCTCGATAAAGACAGCGGGTATATAAAATTGAACACTTTTGAGAACCTTAATGCTAACAAAGAAATGGAAAAAGCCATCAAGTTCATGGAAGGCAAAAAGATGAAAGGGCTCATCCTTGACCTGAGAGGCAACGGCGGAGGACTTCTTGCCAACGCGGTGGAGATCTCCAATATGTTCCTTAACAAAGACCTTCCGATCGTTGCCACCGTTGACAGGGACGGGCAGAGGGATGTCATATATTCCTACGGCCCTGGCATCTGGAAAAAACCTCTGGTGGTCCTGATAGACCAGAGCAGCGCAAGCGCTTCCGAGATCCTTGCTGGGGCGATAAAGGACAACCATGTGGGCACCATAGTCGGATATCACTCTTTCGGCAAGGCCTCTGTCCAGAATATAAGACAGCTCCAGGACGGATCAGCTCTACTTGTGACGATAGCCAAATACCAGACGCCGAGCGGCCTTGACATCTCGAAAAAAGGCATAATTCCGGATATAATTGTCAAAACAGGCAGGGAAAGGGACCTTTCAAACGGAACGGAAGAGGCCGTTTCAGAAGAAGATGATGATGAGCCGGTCATGGACAAAGACCCTGCAAAGGATGTGCAACTGATAAAAGCGCGTGAGATCTTAAAAGGAAAGATATCCGAAACGGTCAAGAAAACCGGGAAGGGGGAATAA
- the miaA gene encoding tRNA (adenosine(37)-N6)-dimethylallyltransferase MiaA, with product MNDTILLFGPTASGKTDLSIELAQQINGEIISADSMQVYRYMDIGTAKPTKEQRKKIPHHLIDIVDPDEEWTVSDFIQRSNRFIREIREKGKTPMIVGGTGLYLNAFINGYSFPIAAKNEKIRERLSKMGTADLYKKLQDVDADAAKKIDKNDKKRIIRALEVYEQTGMPISRLQRNNVGAGRDRPLRLICLDLDRTILYDRINLRVDKMITDGLIDEVKSLLSKYGKVRANDNSPLPSLQALGYKETIGYLEGKYGLDEMTGLIKQKTRNFAKRQLTWFKRFENVTWIDAPHTQYEQCAGTYPPAGSLLSCIFRKTA from the coding sequence ATGAACGACACGATCCTGCTCTTTGGCCCCACCGCCTCCGGCAAAACAGACCTTTCGATAGAACTTGCACAGCAGATCAACGGCGAAATAATCTCGGCCGATTCCATGCAGGTCTACCGTTATATGGACATCGGCACCGCCAAACCAACAAAAGAACAAAGAAAAAAGATCCCTCATCATCTTATAGATATTGTTGATCCGGATGAAGAATGGACAGTATCTGATTTTATTCAGAGGTCTAACCGTTTTATCCGGGAGATCAGAGAAAAAGGAAAAACTCCTATGATCGTTGGCGGTACAGGACTTTATCTGAATGCCTTTATAAACGGTTATTCCTTCCCTATCGCGGCAAAGAATGAAAAGATAAGAGAAAGATTATCAAAAATGGGAACGGCGGACCTGTATAAAAAACTGCAGGATGTAGACGCCGACGCGGCAAAAAAGATCGATAAGAACGATAAAAAACGCATCATCCGGGCCCTTGAGGTGTATGAACAGACTGGGATGCCGATATCCAGGTTACAGCGCAATAATGTAGGGGCCGGTCGCGACAGGCCCTTACGGTTGATATGCCTCGACCTTGATCGCACAATATTATACGACCGCATCAACCTCCGTGTGGACAAGATGATAACGGACGGATTGATCGATGAGGTCAAATCTTTATTATCTAAATACGGCAAAGTAAGGGCGAATGATAATTCGCCCCTGCCTTCCCTGCAGGCACTGGGGTATAAAGAGACCATCGGATACCTTGAAGGAAAATACGGACTTGATGAAATGACCGGGCTCATCAAACAAAAAACACGCAATTTTGCAAAAAGACAGCTGACCTGGTTCAAAAGGTTCGAGAATGTTACCTGGATAGATGCGCCACACACTCAATATGAGCAGTGTGCGGGAACATATCCACCGGCTGGATCTTTACTGTCTTGTATTTTCCGGAAAACAGCTTAA